A section of the Arabiibacter massiliensis genome encodes:
- a CDS encoding aminopeptidase, which translates to MNLDERARTIIETNLGLGEDETLLVVTDDATREVGELFYRAARSLGRRALILQMPVGRVAGEEPPAAVAAAMREADVALCPTAQSVTHTNARIEAAKSGTRVVTMPGVTMDMLREGAACADYAEVERRTRELTERLTRARTARIEKDGHMLELSLDGRAGVASPGIYREPGASGNFPSGEAYIAPLETEANGSVVIDGSMVGIGTLAEPLVAVIERGRLVRMEGADANGPYAEQLAVLFERPENGTVAELGIGTNEAAKLCGIILEDEKLYGTVHVAFGTNTSFGGVTKADCHLDGIILRPTLYLDDHLVIRDGEFA; encoded by the coding sequence ATGAACTTGGACGAGCGGGCGCGCACCATCATCGAGACGAACCTCGGCCTCGGCGAAGACGAGACGCTGCTCGTGGTCACTGACGATGCCACGCGCGAGGTGGGCGAGCTGTTCTACCGCGCCGCGCGCTCGCTCGGCCGACGCGCGCTCATCCTGCAGATGCCCGTGGGCCGCGTCGCGGGCGAGGAGCCGCCGGCCGCCGTGGCCGCCGCGATGCGCGAGGCCGACGTCGCGCTCTGCCCCACCGCCCAGTCCGTCACGCACACGAACGCGCGCATCGAGGCCGCGAAGTCCGGCACCCGCGTGGTCACCATGCCCGGCGTGACCATGGACATGCTGCGCGAAGGCGCTGCCTGCGCCGACTACGCCGAAGTTGAGCGCCGCACGCGCGAGCTCACCGAGCGCTTGACTCGGGCGCGCACGGCCCGCATCGAGAAGGACGGCCACATGCTGGAGCTTTCGCTCGACGGCCGCGCGGGCGTGGCGAGCCCCGGCATCTACCGCGAGCCGGGCGCGAGCGGCAACTTCCCCTCGGGCGAGGCCTATATCGCGCCGCTCGAAACCGAGGCCAACGGCAGCGTCGTCATCGACGGCTCGATGGTGGGCATCGGCACCCTGGCCGAGCCGCTAGTCGCCGTCATCGAGCGCGGCCGCCTCGTGCGCATGGAGGGCGCCGACGCGAACGGCCCCTACGCCGAGCAGCTCGCCGTGCTGTTCGAGCGACCTGAGAACGGAACCGTCGCCGAGCTCGGCATCGGCACGAACGAGGCTGCCAAGCTCTGCGGCATCATCCTCGAGGACGAGAAGCTCTACGGCACCGTGCACGTGGCCTTCGGCACCAACACCTCGTTCGGCGGCGTCACGAAAGCCGACTGCCACCTCGACGGCATCATCCTCCGCCCCACCCTCTACCTCGACGACCACCTCGTCATCCGCGACGGTGAGTTCGCCTAA
- a CDS encoding ATP-binding protein has translation MDLTTRFDLARHVALMRSAGTDLQTCEVKSAEKEFPKDCIPTLSAFSNGSGGILLLGLSEREGFAPVPTFDPSRMQDALADACSNKLIPPVRPEIAFEEFEEKPVLVAKIPELPPRDKPCYVASKGLYEGSFIRTGDGDRKMSHYEINRLLEERAQPRHDVRIVQEAVVDDLDRSLVEPLLKKERFLHPRVFEKYDDLAILVSLRVIAEDDGGTPRPTLAGLLALGEYPQKYFPRLNVSFASYPGTTKASTFTGQRFLDSADFVGPIPFMIADAVAAVARNMRTASFVEGAFREDVPDYPLEAVREAVANALMHRDYSPESWGTQVQVNMFADRLEVLSPGGLYGTVTVDTLGTLGVSSTRNEFLSKILGSTPYPHPLGNAQYVVENKGTGFIEIRSQLAAAGMEPPQVFDRPGSFSLVFKKRPAASIERHDSPQKDAEQAILNMARENGSISAKEAEAALRLSRVTVLKHINRLIEEGVLESSEPATSKKRRYRLSNT, from the coding sequence AGGAGTTCCCGAAGGACTGCATCCCCACCCTCTCCGCGTTCTCGAACGGCTCAGGCGGAATACTCCTTCTTGGGCTCTCAGAACGGGAGGGGTTCGCGCCTGTCCCCACGTTTGATCCGAGCCGCATGCAAGACGCTTTGGCCGATGCGTGCTCGAACAAGCTCATACCGCCCGTTCGCCCGGAGATCGCCTTCGAAGAGTTCGAGGAGAAGCCGGTGCTCGTCGCCAAGATCCCCGAATTGCCGCCGCGAGACAAACCGTGCTACGTCGCCTCCAAAGGCCTGTACGAAGGATCCTTCATCCGCACGGGCGACGGCGACCGGAAGATGAGCCATTACGAGATAAACCGTCTCCTCGAGGAGCGCGCCCAGCCGCGCCATGACGTGCGAATCGTGCAGGAGGCGGTCGTGGACGATCTGGATCGATCGCTCGTGGAGCCCCTGCTGAAAAAGGAGCGCTTTCTCCACCCGCGCGTGTTCGAAAAGTACGACGACCTCGCCATACTCGTGAGCCTTCGCGTGATCGCTGAGGACGACGGCGGCACACCTCGCCCCACCCTCGCGGGGCTTCTCGCGCTGGGAGAGTACCCGCAGAAGTATTTCCCCCGGCTGAACGTGTCGTTCGCGTCATATCCCGGAACGACGAAGGCTTCGACTTTCACGGGGCAGCGCTTCCTCGACTCGGCTGATTTCGTCGGGCCCATTCCCTTCATGATCGCCGACGCGGTTGCCGCCGTGGCAAGGAACATGCGGACGGCGTCGTTCGTGGAGGGAGCGTTTCGCGAAGACGTGCCCGACTATCCTCTCGAGGCGGTGCGCGAGGCGGTGGCCAACGCGCTCATGCACCGCGACTACTCCCCCGAGTCATGGGGAACGCAGGTGCAGGTGAACATGTTCGCCGACAGGTTGGAGGTTCTCAGCCCGGGGGGATTGTACGGCACCGTGACGGTGGATACGCTCGGAACGCTCGGCGTCTCCTCGACGAGGAACGAGTTCCTTTCGAAGATCCTTGGAAGCACGCCGTACCCGCACCCGCTTGGCAACGCCCAGTACGTCGTCGAGAACAAGGGGACGGGGTTCATCGAGATACGCTCGCAGCTGGCGGCCGCCGGCATGGAGCCTCCGCAGGTGTTCGACCGGCCCGGCTCGTTCTCTCTTGTTTTCAAAAAGCGCCCGGCGGCTTCGATCGAACGGCATGACTCCCCTCAAAAGGACGCCGAGCAGGCTATCCTGAACATGGCCAGGGAAAATGGATCAATCAGCGCCAAAGAGGCTGAAGCTGCGCTGCGCCTTTCCCGGGTCACCGTGCTGAAGCATATCAATCGCCTGATCGAAGAGGGCGTGCTTGAATCTTCGGAGCCGGCCACCAGCAAGAAGAGACGTTATCGGCTTTCGAATACGTAG
- a CDS encoding DUF1177 domain-containing protein, translating into MILKQLIDLYDLLDSPGASGRAAVDYLRGIDPDCDAETYVLEGPKGSTDMVRVRIPGERGRSTGGDAPTIALLGRLGGLGARPERIGFVSDGDGALTVLACAAKLLSMHARGDVLAGDVVLSTHVCPHAPTSPHEPVPFMGSPVATADVNREEVGGADVLDAVLVVDTTKGNRIMNERGFMISPTVKQGCILRVSDDLVGLVEIATGRRARTFPLSMADITPYGNGLYHLNSILQPCTATDAPVVGVAITTETAVPGCATGATHLGDLDEAGSFMIEAAKAFGEGKCSFFDADEYARFVERYGTMAHLQTMGELPAEDPQA; encoded by the coding sequence ATGATCCTCAAGCAACTGATCGACTTGTACGACCTGTTGGACTCGCCGGGCGCGAGTGGGCGGGCGGCCGTGGACTACCTGCGCGGCATCGATCCCGACTGCGACGCGGAGACGTACGTGTTGGAAGGACCCAAGGGCTCGACCGACATGGTGCGCGTGCGCATTCCGGGCGAGCGCGGGCGCTCGACCGGCGGCGACGCACCGACGATCGCGCTTTTGGGGCGCCTCGGGGGCTTGGGCGCGCGACCCGAGCGCATCGGCTTCGTGTCGGACGGCGACGGCGCGCTCACGGTGCTGGCCTGCGCGGCGAAGCTGCTGTCGATGCACGCGCGCGGCGACGTGCTGGCGGGCGACGTGGTGCTGTCCACGCACGTGTGCCCGCACGCGCCGACGTCGCCACACGAGCCGGTGCCCTTCATGGGCTCGCCCGTGGCCACGGCGGACGTCAACCGCGAAGAGGTGGGCGGCGCCGACGTGCTAGACGCGGTACTCGTGGTGGATACGACGAAGGGCAACCGCATCATGAACGAGCGCGGCTTCATGATCTCGCCCACGGTGAAGCAGGGCTGCATCCTGCGCGTGAGCGACGACCTGGTGGGCCTCGTGGAGATCGCGACCGGCCGCCGCGCGCGCACGTTCCCGCTGTCGATGGCCGACATCACGCCCTACGGCAACGGCCTGTACCATCTGAACTCGATCCTGCAGCCGTGCACGGCCACCGACGCTCCCGTCGTGGGCGTGGCCATCACCACGGAGACGGCGGTGCCGGGCTGCGCGACCGGGGCGACGCACCTGGGCGATTTGGACGAGGCCGGGTCGTTCATGATCGAGGCGGCGAAGGCGTTCGGTGAAGGGAAGTGCTCGTTCTTCGACGCCGACGAATACGCCCGCTTCGTGGAGCGCTACGGCACCATGGCCCACCTCCAGACGATGGGCGAGCTGCCCGCAGAAGATCCGCAGGCGTAA